In one Buteo buteo chromosome 10, bButBut1.hap1.1, whole genome shotgun sequence genomic region, the following are encoded:
- the LOC142035397 gene encoding 4-galactosyl-N-acetylglucosaminide 3-alpha-L-fucosyltransferase FUT6-like, which produces MELVEGRKISSKKLLIFLLFSFIFSSCLFVSLHQFKTPKPEHYNSNPSAQRARAGNTSTPPKGEHRLTILLWKWPFGQHFNFINCSELYSIPDCHFTVNRSWSQKADAVIMHHRDVCGDMEGLAKLPRLPSQRWIWFNLESPSHSPNLGAMGNLFNLTMSYRRDSDIFTPYGELQLLGQPQPLSIPPKTKLVAWVVSNWRADSHRVKYYQELKKHIAVDVYGQHHLPLPWDKLLPTVSQYNFYLAFENSQHEDYITEKLWRNALSSGTVPVVLGPPRENYERFLPPDSFIHVNDFASAEDLARYLWELSGDTERYQRYFQWRKWLKPIVGAGWELHVCKACHFLQTTEASTCLDDTFLRLLSFLKSPGWTLGNPFGNSV; this is translated from the exons ATGGAGCTCGTGGAAGGGAGGAAGATCTCAAGCAAGAAACTCCTcatcttcctgctcttcagcttCATCTTCAGCTCCTgtctctttgtttctcttcaccAGTTCAAGACTCCCAAGCCAGAGCATTACAATTCCAATCCCTCTGCACAAAGAGCCCGTGCTGGAAATACCAGCACCCCACCAAAGGGTGAACACAGGCTGACCATCCTGCTGTGGAAATGGCCCTTTGGGCAACACTTTAACTTCATAAACTGCTCAGAGCTCTACAGCATCCCGGACTGCCATTTCACTGTCAACCGCAGCTGGTCCCAAAAGGCTGATGCTGTGATTATGCATCACAGGGATGTGTGCggggacatggaggggctggcCAAGCTCCCCAGACTCCCATCCCAGCGCTGGATCTGGTTCAACTTGGAGTCCCCAAGTCACTCTCCAAACTTAGGTGCTATGGGCAACCTCTTCAACCTCACCATGTCTTACCGGAGGGACTCGGACATCTTCACCCCTTatggggagctgcagctcctTGGCCAGCCTCAGCCCCTCAGCATCCCACCCAAGACCAAGCTGGTGGCCTGGGTAGTCAGCAACTGGAGAGCAGACTCCCACCGAGTAAAGTACTACCAGGAGCTGAAGAAACACATTGCTGTGGATGTCTACGGGCAGCATCACTTGCCCCTGCCCTGGGACAAGCTCCTTCCCACTGTGTCCCAGTACAACTTCTACCTGGCTTTCGAGAACTCACAGCATGAAGACTACATCACCGAGAAGCTCTGGAGGAACGCCTTGTCCTCTGGCACTGTCCCTGTTGTGCTGGGGCCTCCTCGAGAAAACTACGAGCGCTTCTTGCCCCCTGACTCCTTCATCCATGTCAATGACTTTGCCAGCGCTGAGGACCTGGCGCGGTACCTCTGGGAGCTGAGTGGGGACACCGAGAGATACCAGCGCTACTTCCAGTGGCGCAAGTGGTTGAAACCCATAGTGGGAGCCGGCTGGGAACTGCATGTCTGCAAAGCTTGTCACTTCTTGCAGACAACAGAGGCCAG TACCTGCCTAGATGACACCTTCCTGAGGCTGCTTAGTTTCTTGAAGAGCCCTGGCTGGACCTTAGGGAACCCCTTTGGAAATTCAG